In Microplitis mediator isolate UGA2020A chromosome 2, iyMicMedi2.1, whole genome shotgun sequence, a single window of DNA contains:
- the LOC130678579 gene encoding adenosine deaminase-like protein: MDLEVFCKKLPKLELHAHLNGSVSPETIRKLCELKNKNFHEDLSRINTSVSLKECFKIFDIVHALTDTTDALFITTCDIISEFHNDNVIYLELRSTPKYVEGKMNKNEYIETIIKAIEHSKKLLPEIIVKFLVSVNRRNGFEDAEENVKLAIDYYKKYPEYIVGIDLSGDPTEGDAFLNLFINARNIGLKIAAHCAEVPNEKEIMDILEFKPDRLGHCTNIHPNLKGSHELFDKLIESKIPVELCLTSNLKCETIKSLSEHQFLYLYEANHPICLATDDKGVFDTTLSQEYKLAADNYNLTKDNLKQLVISSVDYAFVSKEEKIKLLNTIACKNKQLN; the protein is encoded by the exons ATGGACTTAGAGgttttttgtaagaaattacCTAAGCTG gAACTTCATGCCCATTTGAATGGCTCAGTGTCTCCAGAAACGATTCGTAAATtatgtgaattaaaaaataaaaattttcatgaggATCTAAGTCGTATTAATACGTCGGTGTCATTAAAAga atgttttaaaatattcgatATCGTTCATGCACTGACTGACACAACAGATGCATTATTTATCACAACTTGTGATATCATAAGCGAATTTCACAACGACAATGtcatttatttagaactaagAAGTACTCCGAAGTATGTCGAgggtaaaatgaataaaaatgaatatatcGAGACGATCATAAAAGCTATTGA gcattcaaaaaaattactaccaGAAATTATAGTGAAATTTCTGGTATCAGTCAACCGTAGAAACGGTTTTGAAGACGCGGAAGAAAACGTCAAACTGGCAAtcgattattataaaaaatatcctgAGTATATTGTGGGAATCGATTTGAGTGGAGATCCGACTGAAGGTGATgcctttttaaatttatttataaatgccAGGAATATTGGGCTGAAAATTGCTGCTCATTGCGCtgag GTACCCaatgaaaaagaaataatggACATATTAGAATTCAAACCAGATCGATTGGGTCATTGTACGAATATCCATCCAAATTTAAAAGGAAGTCATGAATTGTTTGATAAACTCATAGAGTCTAAGATACCCGTTG aGTTATGTTTGACTTCGAATTTGAAATGTGAAAcaattaaatcattatcaGAGCatcagtttttatatttatacgaaGCCAATCATCCAATTTGTCTTGCA ACAGATGATAAAGGGGTATTCGATACAACGTTATCACAAGAATATAAATTAGCTgctgataattataatttaacaaaagATAATTTGAAACAATTAGTTATATCATCAGTTGATTATGCATTTGTTagtaaagaagaaaaaataaaattattaaatacaattgcttgtaaaaataaacagttaaattaa
- the LOC130678580 gene encoding ATP synthase subunit b, mitochondrial produces MLSRLALRNVATRYPALARVQSSSAVEPQRRSRPLHPDPVRHGFIPEEWFQFFYNKTGYTGPYMFTFGLSTYLISKEFYVLEHEYYTGIACLLMSIILVKNLGPSMAKYLDSEMDKEESEIKKTRTDDLVAHEEAIKHELREQWRSEAQKMIMDAKKENIKIQLEATYRERAYNVYNEVKKRLDYQLQIANVERRIAQKHMAQWIINNVVKSITPEQEKAALDQCISELQALAPRS; encoded by the exons ATGTTGTCAAGATTAGCTCTGCGAAacg tGGCAACACGTTACCCAGCACTGGCACGTGTGCAATCATCATCAGCAGTTGAACCTCAAAGACGTTCACGTCCTCTTCATCCGGACCCAGTTCGTCATGGATTCATCCCTGAAGAATGgttccaatttttttacaataaaactgGTTACACTG gtcCATACATGTTCACCTTTGGGCTGTCAACTTACTTGATATCAAAGGAATTCTACGTGCTGGAGCACGAGTACTACACTGGTATTGCGTGTCTGCTGATGAGTATTATCTTAGTCAAGAATCTTGGTCCGAGTATGGCCAAGTACTTGGACAGTGAGATGGACAAGGAGGAATCCGAGATTAAGAAAACTCGTACCGATGATTTAGTCGCCCATGAGGAGGCAATAAAACACGAACTCCGCGAGCAGTGGCGATCAGAAGCACAGAAGATGATCATGGATGCCAAGaaagaaaatatcaaaattcaaCTTGAAGCAACTTACCGTGAACGAGCTTACAATGTTTACAATGag gTGAAAAAACGATTGGACTATCAATTACAAATCGCAAATGTCGAGCGCAGAATAGCTCAGAAACACATGGCCCAATGGATCATAAACAATGTTGTGAAATCCATAACTCCCGAGCAGGAGAAGGCGGCATTAGACCAGTGCATCAGTGAATTACAAGCTCTCGCACCACgatcataa